From the genome of Sphingomonas sp. HMP6, one region includes:
- a CDS encoding ATP-grasp domain-containing protein produces MGARVDLLMPVAGSHYDADATDLAKPFHAAFASAGITLSPRPWNLGPGEGDATLALFAWGYHFDVTRWDAMLAGWPGDHPLFNPPALLAWNTRKTYLLELAAAGVPVVLSHFGHADDASVAAAFDAFDCDELVVKPQISAGSHQTVRLRRGEAVEPLGDAILQPFLPAIADEGELSLFAIGGRFSHAARKVATGGDFRIQPQFGGRFTRYQPDTEALAVFDAALAALPHAPLYARIDLLRRADGELALIEVEAIEPDLYVGIEPEVPARLAAALLDALR; encoded by the coding sequence GTGGGCGCCCGCGTCGATCTGCTGATGCCCGTCGCGGGCAGTCACTACGACGCGGACGCCACCGATCTTGCGAAGCCGTTCCACGCGGCGTTCGCAAGCGCCGGGATCACACTCAGCCCGCGCCCGTGGAACTTGGGGCCGGGGGAAGGCGATGCGACGCTCGCGTTGTTCGCCTGGGGCTATCATTTCGATGTGACACGCTGGGATGCGATGCTCGCGGGGTGGCCGGGGGACCATCCCCTGTTCAACCCGCCCGCGCTGCTCGCCTGGAACACACGCAAAACCTATCTGCTCGAACTGGCCGCAGCGGGCGTGCCGGTCGTGCTCAGCCACTTCGGCCATGCCGACGATGCCAGCGTCGCGGCGGCGTTCGATGCGTTCGACTGCGACGAACTGGTCGTGAAGCCGCAAATCTCGGCGGGCAGCCACCAGACCGTGCGACTGCGCCGCGGCGAGGCGGTGGAACCGCTCGGCGATGCGATCCTGCAACCGTTTCTCCCCGCCATCGCCGATGAAGGCGAGCTGTCGCTCTTCGCAATCGGCGGCCGTTTCAGCCACGCCGCGCGCAAAGTCGCGACCGGCGGCGACTTCCGCATCCAGCCGCAATTCGGCGGACGCTTCACGCGTTACCAGCCCGATACCGAAGCGCTGGCCGTGTTCGACGCGGCCCTAGCCGCCCTGCCCCACGCCCCGCTCTACGCCCGCATCGACTTGCTCCGCCGCGCCGACGGCGAGTTAGCGCTGATTGAGGTCGAGGCGATCGAGCCCGATTTGTACGTCGGGATCGAACCCGAGGTCCCGGCCCGTCTGGCCGCGGCGTTGCTGGATGCCCTGCGCTAG
- a CDS encoding PIN domain-containing protein, protein MPFLIDTNVAIEWRDGTPAIVDAISKLAEPPLISIITRIELEGGVYRDPSHAALRRSRLDQLLTILPVLDLHAPVADRYRDIIAATGFSRRRILDRLIAATALTHDLTLITINGPDFRDIPGLKLEIWPAPAAQ, encoded by the coding sequence TTGCCGTTCCTCATCGACACCAACGTCGCCATCGAATGGCGCGACGGGACGCCCGCGATAGTCGATGCCATCTCGAAACTGGCCGAACCTCCGCTCATCTCGATCATCACGCGGATCGAGCTGGAGGGCGGTGTCTATCGCGATCCGTCCCATGCCGCGTTACGACGAAGTCGGCTGGACCAGTTGCTCACGATACTGCCGGTGCTTGATCTTCACGCACCAGTCGCCGACCGATATCGTGACATCATTGCCGCGACGGGCTTCTCGCGCAGACGTATCCTCGACCGCCTCATCGCCGCGACCGCGCTCACGCACGACCTGACCCTTATCACGATCAACGGCCCCGATTTCCGCGACATTCCCGGCCTTAAGCTCGAAATCTGGCCCGCCCCCGCCGCTCAATAA
- a CDS encoding translocation/assembly module TamB domain-containing protein: protein MSEDAAPPAPAPIKRRRWGRIVVAVLVAPLLLALAALGLMDSSIGHRFLTDSIAGMKPSNGLRYSIGRIDGSIYGKAALIDVRVRDPKGLVFSAPRAELDWAPLRYFVNRLDITSLHVPRATLARLPELVPSGKKGPILPGFDIRIGSLAIDRLIVAPAVTGVQRTGRIRARADIHAGRALVDLAAVVAGSDMLRVKLDAEPDRNRLELDAHARGSATGVLAKLSGFAKPIALDVSGKGTWAAWRGAAVADVGTVRLADLTVSNQAGRYALSGVLTPSPLAKGKLQRLTAPRVLVQGGGTLVERQLTGTLSLRSASLAVTADGTLNLAESAFRTVRLHATLLQPSALFPNMTGRAIELRAILDGTFATSAFDYRLTAQRFAFDNTGFEDVRAAGRGRFSKAPVLVPIRFTAARVTGVGDVAGGILRNLTLDGVLRVTSKLVTGDDLKLSSDKLNGRINLLLDLTDGRYDVGINGGLGRYMIPGLGLVEVKTTLKVVPGPGGRGTRVIGQGTAQMLTLENAFFRSLAGGLPKLVTGLERTPDGVLHLNNLVLTAPQIRITGNGIRRRDGTFHFEGVGQQATYGPLTLKLDGKIDRPTLDLVFKRPNETMGLSDVVAHLDPTAEGFAFTARGGSRLGDFTGNGAILLPKGGGGTIAIADLAVSGTHAKGALAIVPGGFDGRLAVAGGGLGGELLFRPVDDNQRIEAHLDATAAKLADAVTVRRAHLDMVALLDPAGTSIEASLTGGGLRRGALVIGRFAARASLRGGRGTVTASIAGSRGRAFDIQSVVQVTPDRYEVSAQGTLDRRQLKLVTPAVFTRDGDGWRLAATELSFAGGDAKLSGRFTGRSSAIDATLARMPLSILDIGYPGLGLGGNASGTLSYAQGGGAAPTGKIEMTVRGLTRSGLILSSRPVDVGISGLLSADRMAARAIAATGGKTVGRAQMLLTLPGGGDLATRVENAGVFGQLRYDGAADTLWRLTGVELFDLTGPVAIGADVGGTVANPQIKGVVQANGAKIESTVTGTVLTNVQASGEFAGSRLTLSRFAADAGKGGRVTGTGSFDFAAPKGIGLDLTVQADRAVMIARDDIGATVTGPLRFQSDGAGGTISGDLRLDKSRYRLGQASAASAVPQLNIREINLPGGGGVEEDDSPRVPWTLAIKARAPNQLLVTGLGLRSEWSADLTIGGAPDNPAITGRADLVRGNYDFAGRTFALERGKILFAGEVPANPALDIVANANATGLNASINVTGPAIKPEITFSSVPALPQDELLSRLLFGTSITKLSAPEALQLASAVAALQNSKGGLDPINAVRRVTGLDRLRFVSADPTTGQGTSIAAGKYITRRFYAEIVTDGAGYSATQVEFQVTRWLSVLSSISTLGRQSANVRVSKDY from the coding sequence TTGAGCGAGGACGCGGCCCCGCCCGCACCGGCGCCGATCAAGCGCCGCCGCTGGGGGCGGATTGTTGTCGCAGTGCTGGTGGCGCCATTGCTGCTGGCGCTCGCCGCGCTGGGCCTGATGGACAGCAGCATCGGCCACCGTTTCCTGACCGACAGCATCGCGGGCATGAAGCCGTCCAACGGCTTGCGCTACAGCATCGGGCGGATCGACGGATCAATCTACGGTAAGGCGGCGCTGATTGATGTGCGCGTGCGTGATCCCAAGGGGCTGGTGTTCTCTGCGCCGCGCGCCGAGCTCGACTGGGCACCGCTGCGGTACTTCGTCAACCGGCTCGATATCACGAGCCTGCACGTGCCGCGCGCGACGCTGGCGCGGCTGCCCGAGCTGGTGCCATCGGGCAAGAAAGGCCCGATCCTGCCGGGCTTCGACATTCGCATCGGATCGCTGGCGATCGACCGGTTGATCGTTGCGCCTGCCGTTACGGGCGTACAGCGTACCGGGCGCATCCGTGCGCGCGCCGACATCCATGCTGGCCGCGCCTTGGTCGATCTGGCGGCGGTGGTGGCGGGGAGCGACATGCTGCGCGTTAAGCTCGACGCGGAACCCGATCGCAACCGGCTCGAACTCGACGCGCACGCGCGCGGCAGCGCTACGGGCGTGCTTGCGAAGCTGTCGGGCTTTGCCAAGCCGATCGCGCTCGATGTTTCGGGCAAGGGGACTTGGGCGGCGTGGCGGGGGGCTGCGGTGGCCGATGTCGGTACAGTGCGACTGGCCGATCTGACGGTGTCCAATCAGGCGGGCCGCTATGCCTTGTCGGGCGTGCTGACGCCATCGCCGCTCGCCAAGGGCAAGCTGCAACGGCTGACCGCGCCGCGCGTGCTGGTGCAGGGCGGCGGTACGCTGGTCGAGCGGCAGTTGACGGGGACGTTGTCGCTGCGGTCCGCCTCGCTCGCGGTGACGGCTGACGGGACGCTCAACCTGGCGGAGAGCGCCTTTCGCACCGTGCGGCTCCACGCGACCTTGCTCCAACCGTCCGCACTGTTCCCCAACATGACCGGGCGCGCGATCGAATTGCGCGCGATCCTCGACGGGACGTTTGCGACTTCCGCGTTCGATTACCGCCTGACCGCGCAACGCTTCGCGTTCGATAATACCGGTTTCGAGGATGTGCGCGCGGCGGGGCGCGGGCGTTTTTCCAAGGCACCGGTGCTGGTGCCGATCCGCTTCACCGCTGCGCGCGTGACGGGGGTGGGTGACGTGGCGGGCGGGATTTTACGCAATTTGACGCTCGACGGCGTGCTGCGCGTGACGTCGAAGCTGGTCACCGGCGATGATCTGAAACTGTCATCGGACAAGTTGAACGGGCGGATCAACTTGCTGCTCGATCTCACTGATGGTCGCTATGATGTTGGAATCAATGGCGGTCTTGGCCGGTACATGATCCCCGGCCTGGGCCTGGTCGAGGTTAAGACCACGCTCAAGGTCGTGCCGGGCCCGGGCGGGCGGGGGACGCGCGTGATCGGGCAGGGCACCGCGCAGATGCTGACGCTCGAAAACGCCTTTTTCCGCTCACTGGCGGGCGGGCTGCCCAAGCTGGTGACCGGGCTGGAGCGCACCCCCGATGGCGTGCTGCACCTCAACAATCTGGTGCTGACCGCGCCGCAGATCCGCATCACCGGCAACGGTATCCGGCGGCGCGACGGGACGTTCCATTTCGAGGGCGTCGGGCAGCAGGCGACCTATGGCCCGCTCACGCTCAAGCTCGATGGCAAGATCGATCGGCCGACGCTCGATCTGGTGTTCAAGCGGCCCAACGAGACGATGGGGCTGAGCGATGTCGTCGCGCATCTCGATCCCACCGCAGAGGGTTTCGCCTTCACCGCGCGCGGCGGATCGCGGCTGGGGGATTTTACCGGCAATGGCGCGATCCTGCTGCCCAAGGGGGGCGGCGGGACGATCGCGATCGCCGATCTGGCAGTGAGCGGCACGCACGCCAAGGGTGCGCTGGCGATCGTGCCCGGCGGGTTCGACGGGCGGCTGGCGGTGGCGGGCGGTGGCCTTGGCGGCGAATTGCTGTTCCGCCCGGTCGACGACAATCAGCGGATCGAGGCGCATCTCGACGCGACCGCCGCCAAGCTGGCCGACGCTGTGACGGTGCGGCGCGCGCATCTCGATATGGTGGCGTTGCTCGATCCGGCGGGGACTTCGATCGAGGCGAGCCTGACCGGTGGCGGGTTGCGACGCGGGGCGCTCGTCATCGGGCGCTTCGCGGCGCGCGCGAGCCTGCGCGGCGGGCGCGGCACCGTCACCGCCTCGATCGCGGGATCGCGTGGCCGGGCGTTCGATATTCAGTCGGTCGTCCAGGTGACGCCCGACCGGTATGAAGTGTCGGCGCAGGGGACACTCGACCGCCGACAGTTGAAGCTGGTGACGCCGGCGGTCTTCACGCGCGACGGCGATGGCTGGCGTCTGGCCGCGACCGAGCTCAGCTTCGCCGGTGGTGACGCCAAGCTGTCGGGACGCTTCACCGGTCGATCGAGCGCGATCGATGCTACGCTCGCGCGGATGCCGCTGTCGATCCTCGACATCGGCTATCCGGGGCTTGGCCTCGGCGGCAATGCATCGGGGACACTGTCTTATGCCCAAGGCGGCGGGGCGGCACCGACGGGCAAGATCGAGATGACGGTGCGCGGGCTGACGCGATCGGGGCTGATCCTGTCGTCGCGGCCGGTGGATGTCGGGATATCGGGGCTGCTATCGGCCGACCGGATGGCCGCGCGGGCGATTGCGGCGACGGGCGGCAAGACCGTCGGGCGGGCGCAGATGCTGCTGACCTTGCCCGGCGGGGGCGATCTGGCGACGCGGGTGGAGAATGCCGGGGTGTTCGGGCAGCTCCGCTATGACGGCGCGGCCGATACACTGTGGCGGCTGACCGGGGTCGAACTGTTCGATCTGACCGGACCGGTCGCGATCGGCGCAGACGTCGGTGGAACGGTCGCGAACCCGCAGATCAAGGGCGTGGTGCAAGCGAATGGTGCCAAAATCGAAAGCACGGTGACGGGCACGGTGCTCACCAACGTGCAGGCGAGTGGTGAGTTCGCCGGATCGCGCCTGACACTCAGTCGTTTTGCGGCGGACGCGGGCAAGGGTGGGCGCGTGACCGGCACGGGCAGCTTCGATTTTGCCGCACCCAAAGGGATCGGGCTCGACCTGACGGTGCAGGCCGACCGCGCCGTGATGATCGCGCGTGACGATATCGGCGCGACCGTCACCGGGCCGCTGCGCTTCCAGTCGGATGGGGCGGGTGGCACGATCTCGGGCGATTTGCGGCTCGACAAGAGCCGCTACCGGCTCGGCCAGGCAAGTGCGGCGAGTGCGGTGCCGCAGCTCAACATTCGCGAAATCAACCTGCCCGGCGGCGGTGGCGTCGAGGAGGACGACAGCCCGCGCGTGCCGTGGACACTGGCGATCAAGGCGCGCGCGCCGAACCAGTTGCTGGTGACGGGGCTTGGCTTGCGGAGTGAATGGTCGGCCGATTTGACGATCGGCGGCGCGCCGGACAACCCGGCGATTACCGGCCGCGCCGATCTGGTTCGCGGCAATTATGACTTTGCGGGGCGGACCTTCGCGCTCGAACGCGGCAAGATCCTGTTCGCGGGTGAAGTGCCGGCCAATCCCGCGCTCGATATCGTCGCGAATGCCAATGCGACCGGGCTGAACGCGTCGATCAACGTCACCGGCCCGGCGATCAAACCCGAAATCACCTTCTCCAGCGTGCCGGCTTTGCCGCAGGACGAACTGCTGTCGCGGCTGTTGTTCGGCACCTCGATCACCAAGCTGTCCGCGCCCGAGGCGTTGCAACTCGCCTCGGCGGTGGCGGCGTTGCAGAACAGCAAGGGCGGGCTCGACCCGATCAACGCAGTGCGGCGGGTAACCGGGCTCGACCGGTTGCGCTTCGTTTCGGCCGATCCGACGACGGGGCAGGGGACGTCGATCGCGGCGGGCAAGTACATCACGCGGCGTTTCTATGCCGAGATCGTGACCGACGGCGCGGGCTATTCCGCGACGCAGGTGGAGTTTCAGGTGACGCGCTGGTTATCGGTGTTGTCGAGCATCTCGACGCTCGGGCGGCAGAGCGCCAACGTGCGGGTGTCGAAGGATTATTGA
- a CDS encoding autotransporter assembly complex protein TamA: protein MALSVERRGALLVAVGIFYVGCAPIGAAAQVRPADPSAARPAATPSTLGQLDPQSPMAALPGLGVAWPDLSKAPEEPVDPQAQTALTGDTRYDYRVDGIDAVASSLLKDRFAQLSTLKANVKESANAAQLDRRAREDATLLTTLLRSEGYYDARVATRIEPNATRPLVVLDAEPGVLYKFQGVTVAGIEAAGDKADALRKSFGVAAGDAVNSDAVAAGETSLRNSIADGGFPFAVIGDSQIVVDRAARTATLDMAVVPGGVRRFGMVTMTSGSKLFDARHVQDIARFTPGQPYDASALVDLRRALIQTGLVSTVKVEPVEGKESGTVDIAVGLEPAPPHTIAGQLGYGTGEGARAEVSWTHRNLFPPEGALTLRGVLGTREQLASVIFRRNNFHGRDRILTGSLTASNLTRDAYQARTFALAGSLEKQTNIFFQKKWTWSLGGEVLASEERDVDASTGAPRRRTYFIGALPTTLSYDGSDDLLDPTRGFRLSGRLSPELSLEGTAFGYARVQVDASAYRTVATGAVLAGRVRLGTIAGAPRDAVAPSRRFYAGGGASVRGYSYQGIGPRDPNNVPIGGRSLAEFSIEARVKAFGNFGLVPFLDGGNISTGTLPSFSDLRFGAGVGVRYYSNFGPIRIDVGTPLNPQRGDARVAVYVSLGQAF, encoded by the coding sequence ATGGCGTTGTCGGTCGAGCGGCGGGGCGCGTTGCTGGTCGCCGTCGGAATTTTTTATGTTGGATGCGCCCCGATCGGTGCCGCGGCGCAAGTGCGCCCGGCCGATCCGTCTGCTGCGCGGCCTGCGGCGACCCCTTCCACATTGGGCCAGCTCGATCCGCAATCGCCGATGGCGGCGTTGCCGGGGCTGGGCGTCGCCTGGCCCGATCTGTCGAAGGCACCCGAGGAACCCGTTGATCCGCAGGCGCAGACCGCGCTGACCGGCGACACGCGCTATGACTATCGCGTCGACGGCATCGATGCGGTGGCGAGCAGCTTGCTCAAGGACCGTTTCGCACAGCTTTCGACGTTGAAGGCCAATGTGAAAGAGAGCGCCAACGCCGCGCAGCTCGACCGCCGTGCACGCGAAGATGCCACGCTGCTGACGACGCTGCTGCGATCCGAGGGCTATTATGACGCACGGGTGGCGACGCGGATCGAACCGAACGCAACGCGGCCGCTGGTTGTGCTCGATGCCGAACCGGGCGTGCTCTATAAATTTCAGGGTGTGACCGTCGCAGGGATAGAGGCGGCAGGGGACAAAGCCGACGCGTTGCGTAAGTCCTTTGGCGTGGCGGCGGGCGATGCGGTCAATTCGGATGCGGTTGCCGCGGGCGAGACGAGCTTGCGCAACAGCATTGCCGATGGCGGCTTCCCCTTCGCGGTGATCGGCGATTCGCAGATCGTGGTCGATCGCGCCGCGCGCACCGCGACGCTCGACATGGCGGTGGTGCCGGGCGGGGTTCGGCGCTTCGGAATGGTAACGATGACGTCGGGCAGCAAGCTGTTCGATGCGCGGCACGTGCAGGACATTGCGCGCTTCACGCCGGGCCAGCCGTATGATGCGTCGGCTTTGGTCGATTTGCGGCGCGCGCTGATCCAGACCGGGCTGGTCTCGACGGTCAAGGTCGAGCCGGTCGAGGGCAAGGAAAGCGGCACGGTCGATATCGCGGTCGGGCTCGAACCCGCGCCGCCGCACACGATTGCGGGGCAGCTCGGCTATGGCACCGGCGAGGGCGCGCGGGCGGAGGTGAGCTGGACGCATCGCAATCTGTTCCCGCCCGAGGGTGCGCTGACGCTGCGCGGGGTGCTCGGCACGCGCGAGCAGCTTGCCAGCGTGATCTTCCGGCGTAACAATTTCCATGGGCGCGACCGGATTTTGACCGGGTCGCTGACCGCGTCGAACCTGACGCGCGATGCCTATCAGGCGCGCACCTTTGCGCTGGCGGGGAGTCTGGAGAAACAGACCAACATTTTCTTCCAGAAGAAATGGACGTGGTCGTTGGGCGGCGAAGTGCTGGCGTCGGAGGAGCGCGACGTCGACGCCTCGACCGGCGCGCCGCGGCGGCGGACCTATTTCATCGGCGCGTTGCCGACGACGCTCAGTTATGACGGATCGGACGATCTGCTCGATCCGACGCGGGGGTTCCGGCTCAGCGGGCGGTTGTCGCCGGAGCTGTCACTGGAGGGCACTGCATTCGGCTATGCGCGGGTGCAAGTCGATGCGAGCGCGTATCGCACGGTGGCGACCGGTGCGGTGCTCGCCGGGCGTGTGCGGCTGGGGACGATCGCGGGCGCGCCGCGCGATGCGGTGGCGCCGTCGCGGCGGTTCTATGCCGGTGGCGGGGCTTCGGTGCGCGGTTATAGCTATCAGGGGATCGGCCCGCGCGACCCCAACAACGTGCCGATCGGCGGGCGCAGTCTTGCCGAATTCTCGATCGAGGCGCGGGTCAAGGCGTTCGGCAATTTCGGCCTGGTACCGTTCCTCGACGGCGGCAACATCTCGACCGGCACCTTGCCGAGTTTCAGCGACCTGCGCTTCGGCGCGGGTGTCGGCGTGCGCTACTATTCCAATTTCGGGCCGATCCGCATCGATGTCGGCACACCGCTCAACCCGCAACGCGGTGATGCGCGCGTCGCGGTCTATGTATCGCTGGGTCAAGCGTTTTGA